From Hydractinia symbiolongicarpus strain clone_291-10 chromosome 11, HSymV2.1, whole genome shotgun sequence, the proteins below share one genomic window:
- the LOC130614710 gene encoding uncharacterized protein LOC130614710, protein MAVKLSERAYKKWLQKRKQTLIAFTLQNVLIGTEFSLTFLTLWLYLKEMVKPDYPKVYYSAISSSYLLISMSSSLVIGRLSDRYRNVRRTAIVLNILAAFGNVIYALPFSPFLLLFGRLLSGFGGPLRSVIIGELARVYSNEELLSIYSVMGMAYSIGFVFGPGINFAFKSVNVEIGAWNITYLNLPSLFLAVLFIIQIMLTLYFVHDLSKEYDLKEEDGLSIKRSNAAQCDSQVTISYFETEDSPLITKRCNNMPSTINVLKQLFSKLPTTLLLCSAFFENYFVVSFDIWLPLLVVDVLKWSIVELNLIVLLTGVSCIASCIILIFKTPVDKTIYLLAIFSTISIIFSESTFMVLSYISNCLPLSITLWIIFGISYCFLIVTEEIFLVGCLAKMVSSHIQTYVDSIRLTMYRLGGLAALATSALIFDYILIVGTVHVVLVVIGITLLIYERHALRYPKIIIY, encoded by the coding sequence ATGGCTGTTAAACTGTCCGAAAGAGCATATAAAAAATGGCTTCAGAAACGAAAACAAACTCTTATTGCATTCACACTACAGAATGTTCTCATTGGAACGGAATTCAGCTTAACATTTTTGACGCTTTGGTTATATTTGAAAGAAATGGTAAAGCCGGATTACCCGAAAGTATATTACAGCGCCATTTCTTCATCTTACCTACTAATATCTATGAGCTCGTCCTTGGTTATCGGACGCCTGAGCGATCGATATCGGAATGTCAGAAGAACTGCTATCGTTTTAAATATATTAGCTGCTTTTGGCAATGTTATTTATGCACTTCCATTTTCACCTTTTTTATTACTGTTCGGGCGACTTTTATCTGGGTTTGGTGGTCCGTTACGTTCTGTTATAATCGGGGAGCTGGCACGAGTATACTCCAATGAGGAATTACTTTCGATATATTCAGTTATGGGTATGGCGTATTCAATTGGATTTGTGTTTGGTCCTGGTATTAATTTCGCCTTTAAATCCGTAAATGTTGAAATCGGAGCTTGGAACATAACATACCTGAACTTGCCAAGTCTATTCCTAGCAGTTTTGTTTATCATCCAAATAATGTTAACTCTATATTTTGTGCATGATTTGTCGAAAGAATATGATCTAAAAGAGGAAGATGGGTTATCAATTAAGCGTAGCAATGCTGCTCAATGCGATTCACAAGTAACAATTTCGTATTTCGAAACAGAAGATTCTCCTTTAATTACCAAAAGATGTAACAATATGCCTTCGACGATTAATGTTTTGAAGCAACTTTTTTCAAAGTTGCCTACAACTCTTCTTTTATGTTCTGCATTCTTTGAGAATTATTTTGTTGTCTCTTTTGACATTTGGTTGCCTTTATTAGTCGTGGACGTTCTAAAATGGTCCATAGTTGAATTGAACCTTATTGTGCTTCTCACCGGagtaagttgtattgcttcctGCATCATATTAATATTTAAGACTCCGGTCGACAAAACAATCTACCTTCTGGCGATATTTTCCACTATTTCGATTATTTTTTCTGAATCTACGTTCATGGTGTTGTCATACATTTCCAATTGTTTACCTCTAAGTATCACATTATGGATCATTTTCGGTAtttcatattgttttttaatcgtaACTGAAGAGATATTCCTTGTGGGTTGTTTGGCGAAAATGGTATCATCACATATTCAAACTTACGTAGATAGCATTCGGTTAACTATGTATAGACTTGGTGGCCTGGCTGCATTGGCAACTTCTGCATTGATATTTGATTATATTTTAATCGTTGGAACAGTTCATGTTGTGTTGGTAGTCATTGGAATAACATTGTTAATTTATGAACGGCACGCGTTGAGATATCccaaaataattatatattaa